One window from the genome of Malacoplasma penetrans HF-2 encodes:
- a CDS encoding BglG family transcription antiterminator gives MKLLIKNEITSIEEMSKALNLKKRSIYFYIKEINDLLKKYKLNIIKNKWNEGFTFEGDFESIEKLIEKEFYLFSHEERLGYICFDVVVNNAKKTMQEYADTFGVSKNTIFLDVQKGPKMMSKYKLRFYFDKEKNICITGPETQKRCFLIHYINDFVLANEDFIVHKLFKVKEIRSSEITDVVRDIVDKFRESSLYINEKYFKFLIAYLSILKIYYRTNTKASIELSKSIIDNIKNSAYWESCSDLFKYFYGDQDLIHEKCYLVLLMTSGSINDNGKFSETVLASEIKNHSAGLSEAVDTFLKNIKANNSIQYNQEKKLKANIVDHILRSYLRIKYFLMGSEYLRIKDEYKFIFNFVKENISVIEDFLGVKIFDDEIGLISLYFISDLFSDNSSKIRTAVILTPHHNIESLVEKQLLSTFANLDIDNITNLNDFYKNEDKYDLVLSAIDLPKNFNYLRIGKVLFDDDKKDINIKIKKILEEKSLK, from the coding sequence ATGAAATTATTAATCAAAAATGAAATCACAAGTATAGAAGAGATGTCTAAAGCTTTAAACTTGAAAAAACGTTCTATTTATTTTTACATAAAAGAAATAAATGATTTACTTAAAAAATACAAATTGAACATTATAAAAAATAAATGAAATGAAGGTTTCACTTTTGAAGGTGATTTTGAATCAATCGAAAAACTAATTGAAAAAGAATTTTACTTATTCTCTCATGAAGAAAGATTAGGATATATTTGTTTTGATGTTGTAGTTAATAATGCTAAAAAAACAATGCAAGAATATGCAGACACATTTGGTGTATCTAAAAACACTATCTTTTTAGATGTTCAAAAAGGTCCTAAAATGATGTCTAAATATAAATTAAGATTCTATTTTGATAAAGAAAAAAATATTTGTATTACGGGACCAGAAACTCAAAAAAGATGTTTTTTAATCCATTATATTAATGATTTTGTTTTAGCAAATGAAGACTTCATTGTTCATAAACTATTTAAAGTAAAAGAAATTAGAAGTTCTGAAATAACTGATGTTGTTAGAGATATTGTTGATAAATTCAGAGAAAGTAGTTTATATATTAATGAAAAATACTTTAAGTTCTTGATTGCATATTTATCAATTTTGAAAATCTATTACAGAACAAATACAAAAGCATCAATTGAATTATCTAAGTCAATAATTGATAATATTAAGAATTCAGCTTACTGAGAAAGTTGTTCAGATTTGTTTAAATATTTTTATGGAGATCAAGATTTAATCCATGAAAAATGTTACTTAGTATTACTAATGACAAGTGGTTCTATTAATGATAATGGAAAATTCTCAGAAACTGTTTTAGCTTCTGAAATTAAAAATCATTCAGCAGGATTATCTGAAGCTGTAGATACATTCTTGAAAAATATTAAAGCAAATAATTCAATTCAATATAACCAGGAAAAGAAACTTAAAGCTAATATAGTTGATCACATTTTAAGATCTTATTTAAGAATTAAGTATTTCTTAATGGGTTCAGAATATTTAAGAATTAAAGATGAATATAAATTTATTTTTAATTTTGTAAAAGAAAATATTTCAGTAATTGAAGACTTTTTAGGGGTGAAAATTTTTGATGATGAAATTGGATTAATCTCTTTATATTTCATTTCAGATTTATTCTCAGACAACAGCTCAAAAATAAGAACAGCAGTAATCTTAACTCCTCATCATAATATTGAATCATTAGTAGAAAAACAATTATTAAGTACCTTTGCAAATTTAGATATTGATAATATTACTAATCTAAATGATTTCTATAAAAATGAAGATAAGTATGATCTTGTTTTAAGTGCAATTGATTTACCTAAAAATTTCAATTACCTAAGAATTGGTAAAGTTCTTTTTGATGATGATAAAAAAGATATCAACATTAAAATTAAAAAGATTTTAGAAGAAAAATCATTGAAATAA
- a CDS encoding coproporphyrinogen III oxidase family protein encodes MTKNKVEHLYIHIPFCQEICTYCDFYRTKTKDPNIINSYVKKIVSEIKEDNNQYKTIYIEGGTPNFLNDNLLDELLSPLKNKLQNNYEFTIEANPEFITSSQIETLLKNNVNRISMGVQTTNNNILKLLRRTHNIENVIEAINLLHKHNMKNISCDFIYNLPLLKNSDLEETFNFIEKYKINHISFYSLEIKEGSILNKQKYQINVDKEEHHLEQIKAYFNKLNYYRYEISNWALEPAYYSKHNIAYWDLKDWKAIGISGFGLENNIYYKNNGTILDWKKEESEWDDNELFENIFIMGLRKTNGIDLSVERNKKAYLYLKNKINHNLVIIENNYIRAKNIDLLNDILIDII; translated from the coding sequence ATGACAAAAAATAAAGTTGAACATTTATATATCCATATCCCTTTTTGCCAAGAGATATGTACATACTGTGATTTTTATAGAACTAAAACTAAAGATCCAAACATTATTAATTCATATGTCAAAAAAATAGTTTCTGAAATCAAAGAAGATAACAATCAATATAAAACAATTTATATAGAAGGTGGAACTCCTAATTTTTTAAATGACAACTTATTGGATGAATTATTATCTCCTTTAAAAAATAAGCTCCAAAATAATTATGAATTTACAATTGAAGCTAACCCTGAATTTATTACAAGTAGTCAAATTGAAACTCTTCTTAAAAATAATGTTAATCGGATTTCAATGGGAGTGCAAACAACTAATAACAATATTTTGAAATTACTAAGAAGAACTCATAATATTGAAAATGTAATTGAAGCAATTAATTTATTACATAAGCATAATATGAAAAATATCTCATGTGATTTTATTTATAATTTACCACTATTAAAAAACTCAGATTTAGAAGAAACTTTTAACTTTATTGAAAAATATAAAATTAACCATATTTCATTTTATTCTTTAGAAATTAAAGAAGGTTCAATTTTAAATAAGCAAAAATATCAAATCAATGTTGATAAAGAAGAACATCATTTAGAGCAAATTAAAGCCTATTTCAACAAGTTAAACTACTATAGATATGAAATATCTAACTGAGCTTTAGAACCTGCATATTACTCAAAACACAATATTGCTTATTGAGATCTTAAAGACTGAAAGGCAATTGGAATTTCAGGGTTTGGACTTGAAAATAATATATATTATAAAAATAATGGAACTATTCTAGATTGAAAAAAAGAAGAATCTGAATGAGATGATAATGAGTTATTTGAAAATATTTTTATAATGGGTTTAAGAAAAACTAATGGAATTGATCTATCAGTTGAAAGAAATAAAAAAGCTTATTTATATTTAAAAAATAAAATTAACCACAATTTAGTTATTATTGAAAACAATTATATAAGAGCAAAAAACATTGATTTATTAAATGATATATTGATTGATATTATTTAG
- a CDS encoding dihydrolipoamide acetyltransferase family protein, with translation MYIFKFADIGEGIHEGKVSDILVKEGDSVKDGTDLFSVETDKITTEVSSPVNGVISKILIKVGDTIHVGDPIFEIDDSNGSSSSAAPAQAPEVKSEPVVVKEEKTEQVQEGGASVVGEVKVSNNVLPLFGSNTLNVSASVEPTKTRNDDVLASPVARVLAKNNNVDIALISGTGPEGRVTKEDVEKYLSSSNQTTTTQTISTASESVTVAPTVTVTKTVVQSSPATAVTNAIVANKVESTAIATIVEGDKILEMTSMRKAIANAMKRSWSNAAYTNLSVEIDVTDVWEQRNKIKDYILETENVKLNLLPFIIKAIAKTLKQFPIFNAINDDANGTLILRNEVNIGIAVDTKDGLIVPNIKNADKLSIIEIAKSIADIAARARTKKITMADLQKGTFSVSNYGSLGIEFGVPVINYPEVAIAGLGTASNKIKKVGIQMVERKVMVLTIAADHRWVDGGDIARFANQVKQYLENIAFLFV, from the coding sequence ATGTATATTTTTAAATTTGCTGATATTGGTGAAGGGATTCACGAAGGAAAAGTTTCAGACATTCTTGTAAAAGAAGGTGATTCTGTAAAAGATGGAACAGATTTATTTTCTGTTGAAACTGACAAAATAACAACAGAAGTATCTTCTCCAGTGAATGGTGTGATCTCAAAAATTTTAATTAAAGTTGGAGATACAATCCATGTTGGGGATCCAATTTTTGAAATTGATGATAGTAATGGATCATCTTCTTCAGCTGCACCAGCTCAAGCTCCAGAAGTTAAGAGTGAACCAGTTGTTGTAAAAGAAGAAAAAACTGAACAAGTTCAAGAAGGTGGAGCATCAGTTGTTGGTGAAGTTAAAGTTTCAAACAATGTTTTACCTTTATTCGGTAGTAACACATTAAATGTTAGTGCAAGTGTTGAACCAACAAAAACAAGAAATGATGATGTATTAGCTAGTCCAGTTGCAAGAGTATTAGCTAAAAATAATAATGTTGATATCGCTTTAATAAGTGGTACAGGACCAGAAGGTAGAGTTACAAAAGAAGATGTTGAAAAATACTTATCTTCTTCAAATCAAACAACTACAACTCAAACAATCTCTACAGCTTCTGAATCTGTTACTGTTGCACCAACTGTAACAGTTACTAAAACTGTTGTGCAATCATCTCCAGCAACTGCTGTAACTAATGCAATTGTTGCTAATAAAGTTGAATCTACTGCAATCGCTACAATTGTAGAAGGTGACAAAATTCTAGAAATGACATCAATGAGAAAAGCAATTGCTAATGCTATGAAAAGAAGTTGAAGCAATGCTGCTTATACAAACTTATCAGTTGAAATTGATGTTACAGATGTTTGAGAACAAAGAAATAAAATTAAAGATTACATTTTAGAAACTGAAAATGTAAAACTTAACTTATTACCATTCATTATTAAAGCAATCGCTAAAACATTAAAACAATTCCCAATTTTTAATGCAATTAATGATGATGCTAATGGGACTTTAATTTTAAGAAATGAAGTTAATATTGGAATTGCTGTTGATACTAAAGATGGTTTAATCGTTCCAAATATTAAGAATGCTGACAAATTATCAATTATTGAAATTGCAAAATCAATTGCTGATATTGCTGCTAGAGCTAGAACTAAGAAAATCACAATGGCTGATCTTCAAAAAGGAACATTCTCAGTATCAAATTATGGTTCTTTAGGAATTGAATTTGGTGTTCCTGTAATTAACTATCCTGAAGTTGCAATTGCTGGTTTAGGAACTGCTTCTAACAAAATTAAAAAAGTTGGAATCCAAATGGTTGAAAGAAAAGTAATGGTTTTAACTATTGCTGCTGACCATAGATGAGTAGATGGTGGAGATATCGCAAGATTCGCTAACCAAGTTAAACAATATTTAGAAAATATTGCTTTCTTATTCGTTTAA
- a CDS encoding phosphotransacetylase, protein MKIIQNIKKDVSSLGYKPTIVYAEGWNKTIQEAATQVKNENLVDVVVIFRTQEELNGFNNTANVKTIVIENSDLSQYANLLFDLRKEKGLSYEDAVKLSKEPNYLACLMVKSNENWGAICGIEYTTKDTLRAALQVIKAKKGSIVNSIMILEREDKSIFASDIGLVINPSAEELSKIVYNCVDFIVNTLKIVNNNVAMLSYSTNGSGAGESVDKVKQAFELYKTLPQNPHANVYGEIQFDAAVDSKIRSKKSPDCTWSGDANVFVFPNLDAGNISYKILQRYAGFEPTGPIIIGLDKPVNDLSRGAGLFEVVSLSYVTALQTKN, encoded by the coding sequence ATGAAAATTATTCAAAATATTAAAAAAGATGTTTCATCACTTGGTTACAAACCGACTATTGTATATGCAGAAGGATGAAACAAAACTATTCAAGAAGCTGCAACTCAAGTTAAAAATGAAAACTTAGTTGATGTTGTAGTAATTTTTAGAACTCAAGAAGAGTTAAATGGATTTAATAACACTGCAAATGTGAAAACTATTGTTATTGAAAATAGTGACTTATCACAATATGCTAACCTTCTTTTTGATTTAAGAAAAGAAAAAGGTTTATCTTATGAAGATGCTGTTAAACTTTCAAAAGAACCAAATTACCTTGCTTGTTTAATGGTGAAAAGTAATGAAAACTGAGGGGCAATTTGTGGAATTGAATATACTACAAAAGATACTTTAAGAGCAGCTTTACAAGTTATTAAAGCTAAAAAAGGAAGTATTGTAAACAGTATCATGATTTTAGAAAGAGAAGATAAATCAATTTTTGCTTCAGATATTGGGTTAGTTATTAACCCATCAGCTGAAGAACTTTCAAAGATTGTATATAACTGTGTAGATTTCATTGTTAATACATTAAAAATTGTAAATAATAATGTTGCAATGCTAAGTTATTCAACTAATGGAAGTGGTGCTGGAGAATCTGTTGATAAAGTAAAACAGGCATTTGAACTTTATAAAACTTTACCACAAAACCCTCATGCAAATGTATATGGTGAAATCCAATTTGATGCAGCAGTAGATTCTAAAATTAGATCTAAAAAAAGTCCAGACTGTACATGAAGTGGAGATGCAAATGTATTTGTTTTCCCAAACTTAGATGCTGGAAATATCTCTTATAAAATTTTACAAAGATATGCAGGATTTGAACCAACTGGACCAATTATTATTGGATTAGATAAACCAGTAAATGATTTAAGTAGAGGTGCAGGTTTATTTGAAGTAGTTTCTTTAAGCTATGTTACTGCTTTACAAACTAAAAACTAA
- the lpdA gene encoding dihydrolipoyl dehydrogenase encodes MKKYDLVIIGSGPGGYVAAEHAAKHGLKTLCVEAKDFGGVCLNKGCIPTKALLNTSKIKQYVLKAEEFGVTGINIDNITLDWPKVIERKNSVVKKLQMGVQGLLKTAKADMLKGEAKIVDQNTISVNEELINFDNLIIATGSSPRKFNLPGFAQGYEEGKILTSDEVLNLPRIPDKFTVIGGGVIGIEFAILFAELGSKVTILQGVDRILEILDKDISAEVTKLLLSKGVTIHTDVQIQKYENGQVYYTKDGTEQSEDFDYCLVSVGRTPSTEIARNLPIEFAPNGSIITNDKMQTSIKHIYAIGDCTSKVMLAHSAYKNAVVAVDTILNKPSKMDLLKIPSCIYTHPQVATVGYTEEQLKEKNIPYYAAKYPFMHLGKALADGKTVGFIKILVSQDCGEILGCHIVGEQASNYISEIALAMENESTIYTLSQTIHPHPTYAEIIWEVARKIIIENFSDKDWG; translated from the coding sequence ATGAAAAAATATGATTTAGTTATCATTGGTAGTGGACCTGGTGGATATGTTGCTGCTGAACATGCTGCAAAACATGGTTTAAAAACATTATGTGTGGAAGCCAAAGATTTTGGTGGAGTTTGTTTAAATAAAGGTTGTATTCCTACAAAAGCTTTATTAAATACTTCTAAAATTAAACAATATGTTTTAAAAGCTGAAGAATTTGGTGTTACTGGTATCAATATAGACAACATTACTTTAGATTGACCTAAAGTTATTGAAAGAAAAAACAGTGTTGTAAAAAAACTACAAATGGGTGTTCAAGGTTTATTAAAAACAGCTAAAGCAGATATGCTTAAAGGTGAAGCTAAAATTGTAGATCAAAATACAATTAGTGTAAATGAAGAATTAATTAACTTTGATAACCTTATTATTGCAACTGGTAGTTCTCCAAGAAAATTCAATTTACCTGGTTTTGCACAAGGTTATGAAGAAGGTAAAATACTTACAAGTGATGAAGTATTAAACTTACCAAGAATCCCTGACAAATTCACTGTAATAGGTGGAGGTGTTATTGGAATTGAATTTGCAATTTTATTTGCTGAATTAGGCAGTAAAGTTACAATTTTACAAGGTGTAGATAGAATTCTTGAAATTCTTGATAAAGATATTTCTGCTGAAGTTACAAAATTACTATTAAGTAAAGGTGTAACAATTCACACTGATGTACAAATTCAAAAATATGAAAATGGTCAAGTTTACTATACTAAAGATGGAACTGAACAATCAGAAGATTTTGATTACTGTTTAGTGTCAGTTGGAAGAACTCCTTCTACTGAAATTGCTAGAAACTTACCAATTGAATTTGCTCCAAATGGATCAATTATCACTAATGATAAAATGCAAACTTCAATTAAACACATCTATGCAATTGGTGACTGTACAAGTAAGGTAATGTTAGCTCACTCTGCATATAAAAATGCTGTAGTAGCAGTTGATACAATCTTAAATAAACCATCTAAGATGGATTTATTAAAAATTCCTTCATGTATCTATACTCACCCACAAGTTGCTACAGTTGGTTATACTGAAGAACAACTTAAAGAAAAAAATATTCCATACTATGCTGCAAAATACCCTTTTATGCATTTAGGGAAAGCATTAGCAGATGGTAAAACAGTTGGATTTATTAAAATCTTAGTAAGTCAAGATTGTGGTGAGATTTTAGGATGTCATATAGTTGGTGAACAAGCTTCAAACTATATTAGTGAAATTGCATTAGCAATGGAAAATGAATCAACAATTTATACATTATCTCAAACTATTCATCCACATCCTACATATGCTGAAATCATTTGAGAAGTTGCAAGAAAAATTATTATTGAAAACTTCTCTGATAAAGATTGAGGATAA
- the pdhA gene encoding pyruvate dehydrogenase (acetyl-transferring) E1 component subunit alpha yields the protein MLINKYTSKTETYSVLDIDGNVTQVGYRIPLSNEEIEKAYYTMVLTRRMDEKMIKWQRQGKMLTFPPNMGEEALQVATSISMDKQDWFAPAFRSAAVFLHSGVPMWKIMLVWKGNEAGNAMPEELNFLPFNIPIGTQYSHAAGIGIALNYQNKPNVAYTVIGDGGTAEGEFYEALNFASVRNAQTIFTVNNNQWAISTPTSKETGQMDIASKAIAAGLDFIKVDGNCLFASVDAIRAARAYVLENKKPILVEFVTYRKGPHTTSDNPRIYRSEEYECEQEKKDPILRLERWMAQNGLLDESKKAQIIEKADAEVEEAYKIMESKLSVSVDDVFDHTFKTLDESLQEQKNEALKIFGGNK from the coding sequence ATGTTGATCAATAAATATACAAGTAAAACTGAAACTTATTCAGTACTAGATATTGATGGGAATGTAACTCAAGTAGGTTATAGAATTCCATTATCTAATGAAGAAATTGAAAAAGCTTATTACACAATGGTCCTAACTAGAAGAATGGACGAAAAAATGATTAAGTGACAAAGACAAGGTAAAATGCTTACTTTCCCACCTAACATGGGTGAAGAAGCTTTACAAGTTGCAACTTCTATTAGTATGGATAAGCAAGACTGATTTGCACCAGCTTTCAGATCTGCTGCTGTTTTCTTACATAGTGGTGTTCCAATGTGAAAAATTATGTTGGTATGAAAAGGAAATGAAGCAGGAAATGCAATGCCTGAAGAATTAAACTTCTTACCATTTAATATTCCAATTGGTACTCAATACTCTCATGCTGCAGGGATTGGGATTGCATTAAATTACCAAAACAAACCAAATGTTGCTTATACAGTAATTGGTGATGGTGGAACTGCTGAAGGTGAATTCTATGAAGCTTTAAACTTTGCTTCAGTTAGAAATGCACAAACAATTTTCACTGTTAACAACAACCAATGAGCAATTTCTACTCCAACTTCTAAAGAAACTGGTCAAATGGATATTGCTAGTAAAGCAATTGCTGCTGGATTAGATTTTATTAAAGTTGATGGAAACTGTTTATTTGCATCAGTTGATGCTATCAGAGCTGCTAGAGCATATGTTTTAGAAAACAAAAAACCAATTCTTGTTGAATTTGTAACTTATAGAAAAGGTCCTCACACAACAAGTGACAACCCTAGAATCTATAGATCTGAAGAATATGAATGTGAACAAGAAAAGAAAGATCCAATTTTAAGACTTGAAAGATGAATGGCTCAAAATGGTCTTTTAGATGAATCTAAAAAAGCTCAAATCATTGAAAAAGCTGATGCTGAAGTAGAAGAAGCTTACAAAATTATGGAATCAAAATTATCTGTAAGTGTTGATGATGTTTTTGATCATACGTTTAAAACTCTTGATGAATCATTACAAGAGCAAAAAAATGAGGCTTTAAAAATTTTTGGAGGTAACAAATAA
- a CDS encoding alpha-ketoacid dehydrogenase subunit beta: protein MSNKTILVNNIEAVTNALELNMEKDPSIIVYGEDAGFEGGVFRATQGLQAKFGEKRVFDTPIAEAAIMGTAVGAALAGLKPVVEIQFSGFSFPAAQNLFTHAARYRNRSRGRFTCPLVVRMPMGGGVKALEHHSEALEAIFAHVPGVKVVMAATPYDAKGLLTAAINDPDPVVFFEPKRIYRAFKQEIPEGLYEVEIGKANIVIPGNDVTVVSYGANLHDCLAAVNQLKETNPNISVELIDLRTIKPWDRETVINSVKKTGRLMVVHEAVKSFSVSAEIIATVNEKAFYSLKAAPVRLTGWDITVPYALGEHLQMVSPERIAKEIISLASIKE from the coding sequence ATGTCTAATAAAACGATTCTTGTTAACAACATTGAAGCAGTAACAAATGCTTTAGAATTAAATATGGAAAAAGATCCTAGCATCATTGTTTATGGTGAAGATGCTGGATTTGAAGGTGGAGTTTTTAGAGCTACTCAAGGCTTACAAGCTAAATTTGGAGAAAAAAGAGTTTTTGATACTCCAATTGCTGAAGCTGCAATCATGGGTACAGCTGTAGGTGCTGCACTTGCTGGATTAAAACCAGTAGTGGAAATTCAATTCTCAGGATTTAGTTTCCCAGCAGCTCAAAACTTATTTACTCATGCTGCAAGATATAGAAATAGAAGTAGAGGAAGATTTACTTGTCCTCTAGTTGTGAGAATGCCAATGGGTGGAGGTGTAAAAGCATTAGAACACCACTCTGAAGCATTAGAAGCAATTTTTGCTCATGTTCCTGGTGTTAAAGTTGTAATGGCTGCTACTCCTTATGATGCAAAAGGTTTATTAACTGCTGCAATTAATGATCCAGATCCAGTAGTATTTTTTGAACCAAAAAGAATTTACCGTGCTTTCAAACAAGAAATTCCTGAAGGACTTTATGAAGTTGAAATTGGTAAAGCAAACATTGTAATTCCTGGTAATGATGTAACTGTAGTTTCATATGGTGCAAACCTACATGATTGTTTAGCTGCTGTTAACCAATTAAAAGAAACTAACCCTAACATCTCAGTTGAATTAATTGACTTAAGAACAATTAAACCTTGAGATAGAGAAACAGTTATTAACTCTGTTAAAAAGACTGGAAGATTAATGGTTGTTCATGAAGCTGTTAAATCATTCAGTGTTAGTGCTGAAATTATTGCAACAGTTAATGAAAAAGCTTTCTACAGTTTAAAAGCTGCTCCAGTTAGATTAACTGGATGAGACATTACAGTTCCTTATGCTTTAGGTGAACACTTACAAATGGTAAGTCCTGAAAGAATTGCAAAAGAAATAATTTCACTAGCTTCTATTAAAGAATAA
- a CDS encoding glutathione peroxidase: MSDFYKFKVNKINGKEIELSEYKNKVVLVVNVASKCGFVKQYENLENMYQKYKDQGLVILGFPCNQFFFQEPKTNQEILSFCTTKYNVTFDMFEKINVNGKEANPLYTWLKEQMPWTARAKNVKWNFEKFLLDKNGNVKYRFESKKIPEEFEQEVVNLINE, translated from the coding sequence ATGAGTGATTTTTATAAATTTAAAGTTAATAAAATAAATGGTAAAGAAATTGAATTATCTGAATACAAAAATAAAGTAGTTTTAGTTGTTAATGTTGCTAGCAAATGTGGATTTGTTAAACAATATGAAAATTTGGAAAATATGTACCAAAAATATAAGGATCAAGGATTAGTAATTTTAGGTTTTCCTTGTAATCAATTTTTTTTCCAAGAACCTAAAACCAATCAAGAGATCTTATCTTTTTGTACAACTAAATATAATGTTACATTTGATATGTTTGAAAAGATTAATGTTAATGGTAAAGAAGCCAATCCTTTATATACGTGGTTAAAAGAACAAATGCCTTGAACTGCAAGAGCTAAAAATGTTAAATGAAACTTTGAAAAATTCTTATTAGATAAAAATGGTAATGTTAAATACAGATTTGAATCTAAGAAAATTCCAGAAGAATTTGAACAAGAAGTAGTAAATTTAATTAATGAATAG
- a CDS encoding tRNA 2-thiocytidine biosynthesis TtcA family protein, translating into MRTCIGSIIRANKAFNMIKNGDRIAVGVSGGKDSMLMLKALSIYKKIVKSELNWDIDVVGIHLKMNLCHIEYDPIIKYWNDMGINFKVVETTMGEILRGQIKKGKIQCSLCSKLKKAILIDEAKKLNCNKVAMGHHADDAIETFFMNMINEGRIATFKPSMYLDRSDIWFIRPFIFAREKDIAKAANKENMPIVPCGCPMEGFTQRDTMKDFLNTNFYKNKKWEISYKNFFHALINGNEFDLWFSKKENQYEDLVEKIKKETYQ; encoded by the coding sequence ATGAGAACATGCATTGGTAGTATTATTAGAGCTAACAAGGCTTTTAATATGATTAAAAATGGAGATAGAATTGCAGTCGGTGTAAGTGGTGGTAAAGACTCAATGCTAATGCTTAAAGCATTATCAATTTATAAAAAAATTGTAAAGAGTGAATTAAATTGAGATATTGATGTTGTAGGCATTCATTTAAAGATGAATTTATGTCACATAGAATATGATCCTATTATTAAATATTGAAATGATATGGGAATTAATTTTAAAGTTGTAGAAACCACAATGGGTGAAATTCTGAGAGGCCAAATTAAAAAAGGTAAAATTCAATGTTCACTATGTTCTAAATTAAAAAAAGCAATTTTAATTGATGAAGCAAAAAAATTAAATTGTAACAAAGTTGCAATGGGTCACCATGCAGATGATGCAATAGAAACATTTTTTATGAACATGATAAATGAAGGTAGAATTGCAACATTTAAACCATCAATGTATTTAGATCGTTCAGATATTTGATTTATTAGACCTTTTATATTTGCTAGAGAAAAAGATATTGCTAAAGCTGCTAATAAAGAAAATATGCCAATTGTTCCATGCGGATGCCCAATGGAAGGTTTTACACAGCGTGATACTATGAAGGACTTTTTAAATACTAATTTTTATAAAAATAAAAAATGAGAGATAAGTTATAAAAATTTCTTCCATGCTTTAATTAATGGAAATGAATTTGATTTATGATTTTCTAAAAAAGAAAATCAGTATGAAGATTTAGTAGAAAAAATTAAAAAAGAAACTTATCAATAA
- the miaA gene encoding tRNA (adenosine(37)-N6)-dimethylallyltransferase MiaA, protein MKKKLIIVVGPTASGKSDLTFKLAQDLKSEIIVCDAYQVYKEISKGINKPEIENLNAIKHHFVNHVSINEVWHIKRFKEEIEELINSNMDKNFILEGGSNLYIDCLINNYQLNELDLTLDYSNLSNDELYEKLQKLDFEESLKISKNNKKRLIQALRIIESNNNTKKSVLDKNNKEPLYDFFLIRMIIDRDILYKKINDRADKMFKNNWREEVEQLIKANGNSMMNTNALKALGYDEIYNSIIENRETNLDLIKQKTRNYAKRQETWIRNKFKIDFNFSNYDQYNELLDKCKAFLNDKK, encoded by the coding sequence ATGAAAAAGAAATTAATAATTGTTGTTGGACCTACTGCTAGTGGTAAAAGTGACTTAACATTTAAACTAGCTCAAGATTTAAAAAGTGAAATTATAGTATGTGATGCTTATCAAGTTTATAAAGAAATCAGTAAAGGGATTAATAAACCTGAGATTGAAAACTTAAATGCAATTAAGCACCATTTTGTTAACCATGTATCTATTAATGAAGTTTGACATATCAAAAGATTTAAAGAAGAAATAGAAGAACTAATAAATTCCAACATGGATAAAAACTTTATATTGGAAGGTGGATCTAATTTATATATAGATTGTTTAATTAATAACTATCAGCTAAATGAATTAGATTTAACTTTGGACTATAGTAATCTATCTAATGATGAGTTATATGAAAAGCTTCAAAAACTTGATTTTGAAGAATCTTTAAAAATATCTAAAAATAATAAAAAAAGATTAATCCAAGCATTGAGAATTATTGAATCTAATAACAACACTAAAAAATCAGTATTAGACAAAAACAACAAAGAACCTTTATATGATTTTTTCTTAATTAGAATGATAATTGATAGAGATATTCTATACAAAAAAATTAATGATAGAGCAGATAAAATGTTTAAAAACAATTGAAGAGAAGAAGTTGAACAATTAATAAAAGCAAATGGTAACTCTATGATGAATACCAATGCTTTAAAGGCTTTGGGGTATGATGAAATTTATAATTCAATAATTGAAAACAGAGAAACTAATTTAGATTTAATAAAACAAAAAACAAGAAACTATGCAAAAAGACAAGAAACATGAATTAGAAATAAATTTAAAATTGATTTTAATTTTTCAAACTATGATCAATATAATGAATTATTAGACAAGTGTAAAGCATTTTTAAATGACAAAAAATAA